The following is a genomic window from Crossiella equi.
CAGCTCCGGGCGCTCGCCCGGGACCAGGGTGAGCTGCCAGGTCTCGCCCGCGTCGGCCGCGTGGAACAGCAGCGTGCCCTCGTCCTGGATCTCGGCGTGCGGCCGGGCGCGCAGCACCACACCCAGCGCCTCGGCCACCCCGTCGGCGGCGAACGGCGGGTCGAAGCGCAGCTCGGCCGCCGGGTCCACACCCCCGGCCACCTCGTACAGCGCGTGCTCGGCGTCCAGGCGGTGGATGGCCGCCTCGTGCGCCTGGCGCCGGGCCCAGAAGGCGACCGGCTCGGCCACCTGGAGCCCGAAGGTCCAGGACGCGGCGCTGCGCGGGGTCTCGGCGAGCACGGTGAGCAGCCGGTCCTGGCGGGCGACCCACCAGGCGTGCAACTCGGCCCAGTCGCGGGGCGCGGGCGGGAACTCCGGGCGCTCGGTGGCCGCGGTCTCGATGTTGACCGCCACCCAGGCCTGGATCCGGGCCAGGTGAGCGACCAGCTTCTGCACGGTCCAGCCCGGGCAGGTCGGCACCGGCGCGTCCGGCCCTGCCTTCAGCGCGGCGGCCCGCAGGGCCTCGGAGTGGACTCGGATCTGCTCGAGGAAGTCGGAGTGCTCCACCTCACTCAGCCTAGGCGCGCGAGCCGTACACCGCTTCCGCGTTCAGCGTGACCTCGCCGAGCCGCCAGCGGTTGCGGCGGTCCAGCACCGGCCAGTCCCGCGCGGCCAGCAGCCGCACCGCCTCCACCCAGCGGGCCCTCGGGCCGTACGGCGCGAACGGCGCGGCCGTTGCCCAGCACGCGTCCAGCTCGGTCAGCAGGGTGTGCACGCGCTCGCCCGGCACGTTGTGGTGGATCAGCGACTTCGGCAGCCGTTCGGCCAGGTCGGAGGGCTGCTCCAGGTCCGAGGGCAGGCAGGCCAGGGTGAAGGTGAGCGGGCCGGTCGCGTCCAGCGTGGTCCAGCAGCAGCGGCGGCCGATCTCATCGCACGTGCCCTCGACCAGCAGACCGCCCGGGGCGAGCCGGGACAGCATGGTCTGCCACGCCTCCGCTGCCTGGTCCTCCTCGTACTGGCGCAGCACGTTGAACGCGCGCACCAGCGCGGGGCGGCGTCCGGCCAGCTCGAACCCGCCCCGGCGGAACTCCAGGCCCGGGCGCTCGGCCGGTTTGGCCACGTCCACGCGCTCCTGGTCGATCTCCAGGCCGAGCACGCGCAGGTCCGGGCGCAGCCCGCCCAGCCGGGCGGCCAGCTCGACCGTGGTGACCGGGGAGGAGCCGTAGCCCAGGTCGACCACCAGCGGGTCGGCCGCGGCCAGCAGCGCGCCGCTGGTCAGCGGATTGGTGGCGATCCAGCGGTCCACCTTGCGCAGGCGGTTCGGGTTGGTGGTGCCCCGCGTGGGCAGGCCGAGCGCCCGCGCCCGGCCCGCCGCGTACCGGGGGGCGCGTTTGCGGACCTGGTTCACGGGTGGTCGCGCAGCCAGCGCTCGGTGAACTCGTGCTCGGTGTCCAGCAGACGTTTGACCTGCTCGATCACCGCCTTCTCGACCTTGCCGCCGACGAAGGGCAGCGGGACCGACACCTGGAGCCGCCCGGCCACCCGACAGCTCTCGCCCGCGCCGCTGACCGAGATCGAGCACTCGATGGTGGCCGGGGCGCCGGACACGGTCGCGTGCACCGAGGCGGTCGCGCCCTCACCGGTCGGCCGCCAGGTCTCCGTGCGTTCGATCACCAGGTCGCCGGGCACCAGGGTGCGCACGAACGAGGGCAACTTGTCCGCCGGGATGCCCTGGCGGAGCTTCACGGTGGTCTCTTTGCCTTCGGCGGCCGACTTCCCGTTGTCAGTCAAGGAGATCAGTTCCGCCTTGGTGCCGCCGACCGCGGCCAGGCGGTCGCGCAGGTAGGTCTCGTCGACCATGGTCGCGGCCACCCGGGAGGCGGGGACGGGGTAGCCGTGCGAGGTCTCGGTGCTGGTTGCCACGAGGTGCCACGCTACCGTTGAACGTCGTGAACACACCCGTGCCGTTGGCTGGCTACACGACACTGCGCCTTGGCGGACCGGCCGAGGTGTTCGTCGACGCGACGAAGTCGAACGAGGTCATCGACGCCGTCCGCGAGGCCGACCAGGCGGGCACCCCACTGCTCGTGCTCGGCGGCGGCTCGAACCTGGTGGTCAGCGACGACGGCTTCGCGGGCACCGTGGTCCGGGTGGCCACCAAGGGCCGCGGCCACGACCCGCTGGGCGACGGCCTGGTCCGGCTCACCGTCGAGGCGGGCGAGAACTGGGACGACGTGGTCGCCGACGCGGTGGCCAACGACCTCGGCGGCCTGGAGGCCCTCTCCGGCATCCCCGGCCTGGCCGGTGCCACCCCCGTGCAGAACGTGGGCGCCTACGGCGTCGAGGTGGCCGACCTGCTGCTCTCCGTTGACCTGCTGGACCGCCGCAGCGGCCAGGTCCGCCAAGTGCCCGCGGCTGAGCTGGGCCTGGGCTACCGCACCAGCGTGCTCAAGGGCACCGACCACGCCGTGGTGCTGCGGGCTTCCTTCGCCCTGCGCACCGGCGGGCAGTCCGCCCCGGTCCGCTACGCCGAGCTGGCCAACACCCTCGGCGTGGAGCTGGGCGCCCGGGTGCCCGCCGCGCAGGTCCGTGAGGCCGTGCTGGCGCTGCGCACCGGCAAGGGCATGGTGCTCGACCCGGAGGACCACGACACCTGGTCCGCTGGCTCGTTCTTCACCAACCCGATCGTCGCCGAGGCCGACCTGCCCCGCGTGCTCTCGCTCATCCACGCCAAGCTCGGCCCGGAGGTGCGCGTGCCGCAGTACCCGGGCGGCGCGGGCCGCACCAAGCTGTCCGCCGCCTGGCTGATCGAGCGGGCCGGGTTCCTGCGCGGCTACGAGGCGGCCGAGGGCCGGGTC
Proteins encoded in this region:
- a CDS encoding class I SAM-dependent methyltransferase, which translates into the protein MNQVRKRAPRYAAGRARALGLPTRGTTNPNRLRKVDRWIATNPLTSGALLAAADPLVVDLGYGSSPVTTVELAARLGGLRPDLRVLGLEIDQERVDVAKPAERPGLEFRRGGFELAGRRPALVRAFNVLRQYEEDQAAEAWQTMLSRLAPGGLLVEGTCDEIGRRCCWTTLDATGPLTFTLACLPSDLEQPSDLAERLPKSLIHHNVPGERVHTLLTELDACWATAAPFAPYGPRARWVEAVRLLAARDWPVLDRRNRWRLGEVTLNAEAVYGSRA
- a CDS encoding UDP-N-acetylmuramate dehydrogenase, translating into MNVVNTPVPLAGYTTLRLGGPAEVFVDATKSNEVIDAVREADQAGTPLLVLGGGSNLVVSDDGFAGTVVRVATKGRGHDPLGDGLVRLTVEAGENWDDVVADAVANDLGGLEALSGIPGLAGATPVQNVGAYGVEVADLLLSVDLLDRRSGQVRQVPAAELGLGYRTSVLKGTDHAVVLRASFALRTGGQSAPVRYAELANTLGVELGARVPAAQVREAVLALRTGKGMVLDPEDHDTWSAGSFFTNPIVAEADLPRVLSLIHAKLGPEVRVPQYPGGAGRTKLSAAWLIERAGFLRGYEAAEGRVSLSHKHTLALTNRGKANTDDLLTLAREVRDGVRAAFEVDLHPEPVFVGCCL
- a CDS encoding DUF2505 domain-containing protein, with translation MATSTETSHGYPVPASRVAATMVDETYLRDRLAAVGGTKAELISLTDNGKSAAEGKETTVKLRQGIPADKLPSFVRTLVPGDLVIERTETWRPTGEGATASVHATVSGAPATIECSISVSGAGESCRVAGRLQVSVPLPFVGGKVEKAVIEQVKRLLDTEHEFTERWLRDHP
- a CDS encoding maleylpyruvate isomerase N-terminal domain-containing protein, translating into MEHSDFLEQIRVHSEALRAAALKAGPDAPVPTCPGWTVQKLVAHLARIQAWVAVNIETAATERPEFPPAPRDWAELHAWWVARQDRLLTVLAETPRSAASWTFGLQVAEPVAFWARRQAHEAAIHRLDAEHALYEVAGGVDPAAELRFDPPFAADGVAEALGVVLRARPHAEIQDEGTLLFHAADAGETWQLTLVPGERPELGPVRGSGVDADAVVAGTADAVYRWLWRRPNKAALTGRTELLDTIRTP